The following proteins are encoded in a genomic region of Oncorhynchus gorbuscha isolate QuinsamMale2020 ecotype Even-year linkage group LG11, OgorEven_v1.0, whole genome shotgun sequence:
- the LOC123989547 gene encoding uncharacterized protein LOC123989547, which translates to MSIKKSKTVVFERRAGDLTALYCMNDWVIAVVMAIIAMMSVWAALIIYRYIQTERGKIRRKVDDTILETEKDENETTNEEKILSCVESTEEGEEETLESWDGEEWRREPMEWIPTTSENVEPFEETPTIPNEDVEPFEGIPATIEDVEPIEGISATTNEDIEPIEGIPTTNEGVEPIEGIPTTNEGVESIEGIPTTNEGIEPIEGIPTTNEGVEHIESIPTTNEGVEHIEGIPTTNEGVEHIKGIPTITIDEIEPITRIRTTTNEDLEPIKQIRARTNEDLQPIRRIRTLTNEDLEPIRRNRTATNEDLQPIRRIRTLTNEDLEPIRRNRTATNEDLQPIRRIRTTTNESDGPYTWESYAEWQIVEEFHLGSQPQEHCEGTCQHYDGLCQVCGGLCHCSECLCQFYEGLCQDDAESQTDPTVGQEEQASTSHYSLSDINYQSGQEKDTDVYNQDEEDLKEVELSDDCQCESTEEESEVNHPHAFAIKPQRDLEELNENLPDMILTASDLQEPDRACYTEIQEVQYTDDDMTSHVVLSNEERPEMTLTDTEHVSDKEREEVEYPDDDRHSHVAFAKVQESENLPEMKLTETDRIEPEHVYEVEREEVEYPDEVMTEGPEHPSKNIPEILSDTDLQEPGNLCEEETQEVECTSDNMDSQVAFVSDTQEPEHPNEYLPDMILTDAKTKELDHVCDSEIQEVEYPGADMTSHVPSVSDRTVEDDMKEAMVEDLDMEAMVEDLWRKDCLLHDYVIDELRQPTDVRDTRVAERKGDIVDDNSKDTRVEEEKKRQSDDTRIEESYEKVEINIMEATMDYNEWMTASATEDNSDSPWVRISHSSIECSSAEAEHHPTETHHNSDDPTVADATAFKEVKETATKPVSPDGDLRRNKKMAPVLPIKPKTVRVRFRVHYRTQSPWQELAVTGNQQELGSWTGFVPLERAQDGFWASWVVLPAEKQVEWKLVLVEDGEILRWEEGGNRHLETGWGGGEVYLNKWWGSL; encoded by the coding sequence AGGAGGGTGAAGAAGAGACACTGGAGAGCTGggatggagaggaatggaggagagagccAATGGAATGGATTCCAACAACCAGTGAGAATGTAGAACCCTTTGAGGAGACCCCAACAATACCCAATGAGGATGTAGAACCCTTTGAGGGGATCCCAGCCACCATTGAGGATGTAGAACCCATTGAGGGGATCTCAGCAACAACCAATGAGGATATAGAACCCATTGAGGGGATACCAACAACCAATGAAGGTGTAGAACCCATTGAGGGGATCCCAACAACCAATGAGGGTGTAGAATCCATTGAGGGGATCCCAACAACCAATGAGGGTATAGAACCCATTGAGGGGATCCCAACAACCAATGAGGGTGTAGAACACATTGAGTCGATCCCAACAACCAATGAGGGTGTAGAACACATTGAGGGGATCCCAACAACCAATGAGGGTGTAGAACACATTAAGGGGATCCCGACAATAACCATTGATGAGATAGAACCCATTACAAGGATTCGAACAACAACCAATGAAGATTTGGAACCCATTAAACAGATCCGAGCACGGACCAATGAGGATCTACAACCCATTAGACGCATCCGAACACTAACCAATGAGGATCTAGAACCAATTAGACGGAACCGAACAGCAACCAATGAGGATCTACAACCCATTAGACGCATCCGAACACTAACCAATGAGGATCTAGAACCAATTAGACGGAACCGAACAGCAACCAATGAGGATCTACAACCCATTAGACGCATCCGAACAACAACCAATGAGAGCGATGGTCCTTACACGTGGGAGTCGTATGCTGAGTGGCAGATCGTTGAGGAGTTTCACCTCGGCTCTCAACCTCAAGAGCACTGTGAAGGCACATGTCAGCACTATGACGGTTTATGTCAGGTCTGTGGAGGCTTGTGTCATTGCAGTGAATGCTTATGTCAGTTCTACGAAGGCTTGTGTCAGGACGACGCCGAGTCCCAGACTGACCCTACCGTGGGTCAAGAGGAGCAGGCTTCTACCAGTCACTATTCCCTCAGTGACATAAACTATCAATCTGGACAGGAGAAGGATACAGATGTGTATAACCAGGACGAGGAGGATTTGAAGGAAGTTGAACTGAGTGATGATTGTCAATGTGAGAGCACAGAGGAGGAGTCCGAGGTAAACCATCCACATGCCTTTGCCATCAAGCCTCAGAGAGATCTGGAAGAGCTCAATGAAAATCTCCCTGACATGATATTGACTGCCTCTGACCTTCAAGAACCTGACCGTGCGTGTTATACAGAGATACAGGAAGTACAATACACAGATGATGACATGACCAGCCATGTTGTCTTATCCAACGAAGAGAGGCCGGAGATGACATTGACTGACACTGAACATGTGTCGGATAAAGAACGAGAGGAAGTAGAATATCCGGATGATGATAGACACAGCCATGTTGCTTTTGCCAAAGTCCAGGAAAGTGAAAATCTACCTGAGATGAAATTGACTGAAACTGACCGGATAGAACCGGAACATGTGtatgaggtggagagagaggaagtagaatATCCAGATGAGGTAATGACTGAAGGTCCAGAACATCCCAGTAAAAACATCCCAGAGATATTGAGTGACACTGACCTCCAAGAACCTGGCAATTTATGTGAAGAAGAAACACAGGAAGTAGAATGTACAAGTGATAATATGGACAGCCAGGTTGCCTTTGTCAGCGACACTCAGGAACCAGAACATCCCAATGAATATCTACCTGACATGATATTGACTGACGCTAAGACTAAAGAACTTGACCATGTGTGTGATTCAGAGATACAGGAAGTGGAATACCCAGGTGCTGACATGACCAGCCATGTGCCGTCAGTCTCTGACAGGACAGTGGAAGACGATATGAAAGAAGCTATGGTAGAGGATCTTGACATGGAAGCTATGGTAGAGGATCTTTGGAGGAAGGACTGTCTACTTCATGACTATGTCATTGACGAGTTGAGGCAGCCAACCGATGTTAGAGACACACGTGTGgctgagaggaaaggagacatcgTTGATGATAACAGCAAGGACACGcgtgtagaggaggagaagaaaagacAGAGTGATGATACACGgatagaggagagttatgagAAAGTAGAAATTAACATAATGGAAGCCACGATGGACTATAATGAATGGATGACAGCCAGTGCCACAGAGGACAACAGTGACTCCCCATGGGTGAGGATAAGCCACTCGTCCATCGAATGCTCTTCTGCTGAGGCGGAGCATCATCCCACAGAAACACATCACAATTCAGATGATCCAACGGTGGCTGACGCAACCGCATTCAAGGAGGTCAAAGAAACAGCAACCAAACCTGTATCACCAGATGGAGACCTGCGTAGGAATAAGAAGATGGCGCCTGTGCTTCCTATCAAACCCAAGACTGTACGGGTGAGGTTCCGTGTCCACTACCGTACCCAGTCTCCCTGGCAGGAGCTGGCTGTGACAGGGAACCAGCAGGAGCTGGGGAGCTGGACGGGCTTCGTTCCACTGGAGAGAGCCCAGGACGGGTTCTGGGCCAGCTGGGTCGTCCTCCCTGCGGAGAAGCAGGTGGAATGGAAGTTGGTGCTGGTGGAAGATGGAGAGATCCTACGCTGGGAGGAGGGTGGTAATAGACACCTGGAGACAGGTTGGGGTGGTGGAGAGGTGTATCTCAACAAGTGGTGGGGCAGCCTCTGA